TAGACATTGGTGACTAATGTCTTTTGCACAAAGAATAATTTAAGTTATCTAGCAACAATTGCTTTGTGATTGTTACAGCCAGCTCGTTTTAAGCTACTACATAAAAGAGGgagtttaaattatatttatttgtattaacaaatataacaataaCCACAAATAACAAACATAAGCCTAgcgaaaataaagaaaaaaagatataaacaaaatattaaagctATGTGGTATAAAAAAGAAATGACATGAAAGTCAAAGAGCACTCCCGTGAGAAACTATCCCACAGAGAGTACTAACCCAAATGAAAACTAAGAGCACTTAAATACTCTAATCTGCAAATTATCAATTAACAAGAGAGGGTGTGACTCAGGAACTCCCACAGTCTGCCACCAATGGGTAGAGAGAAACACTCAGGGTCGTTACAGTGATGAACCAGTCATGACAGATACTCAACTGTCTTCAAAAAGGTAAGACTACATTATTATACACTGCAAGTTGAGTCTGTATTTAATGGTTTTGTTCATTTGACTGTTAGAGAAACCATTCATTCACGCCTTATGTATATTATGCTTTTAATTCACCTTTTTTTTCAACTTAACAAAAATAGGCAAAATTTGGGATGAATTAATTGCAGAAGTACTATACATCGTAGATAATACAGACCTTGATTAAAGTGTGAGGAATTTCAGGCCAGTGCGCTGTTTTTAGAGACTCACCAGATGGCGCTAAAGCTCATATTTAAGAACCAACTTCCAAATTCAATATTGATATTGAAAAAAGGAACAGTCAAACCTCTATCAGTAACCTCATCGGTTGATTTCTTCTTGTCTGTGTTTTGTCCAGCATGGATCCAGTGGGAGTGAATTCAATAGAGACTGCAGCTCTGGGGAGACCCTTCCAGCTGGGGATGCTGTATGACTGCAGGAGAGATGCACTCGTACCCGGTGATGAACGGACGACTACCCCAAATAGTAGTCTTGAATGTTTTCAAGGCATATGAATTATAGAGCTAAATGAGTCTCGATAaagataaatacacacactacattcacaaatgcacacacaggattcataaaagcacacacaggattcataaatgcacacacaggatacacaaatgcataaaaaaatcacagatgtacacacaaaatttaaaaagcacAGAAATTTTACAAATGCGTTCAAGATTCAGAAATGTACAACTGCTTGCGGTCTGTGAACTTCGCTGAATTTTGAGACTCCCCTGACTTGGCTCAACACACAAATGCCCTTTTTAAACAGGGAATGATCAGGAACCAATCAGATATTAATGACACTCCCAATGGATGAGGAATAATTTAATAGTATTTAATAGAGCCGTGTAATGACGTATAAATGAATATCAAAAAATAGTCTGATAGATTGTTTAATATACAACACAACCAATTTGTAACCAAAGACTAGGCTATATAAAATGTGAATGAACTTTTATTAGTAACTTTGATAAGTTCCAgatttcaattaattaataaCATCGATGGAGGGGGGGCCAAAAAATGCAGCCTGCCTAGTGTAGTCCATTTATTTAATCCGGCTCTGGGGCCTGGGGCCCGTTCTTCGTACGtcgctaactcagttagctggatttgactGTTGATGATTCGGCTTAatctcggattgtttggttctttgaAGCTCATCCTGGGGCCTataccatgaagctggtttagctggctagccagatatgtttaagcttagtttgtggcaatcctgggttttaggtaggccattaaagtggtttggcttttagctgtgttcttcgccatagtaacttacgcCCTGCTCCAGGACAGGTTATGTTCtggccaatcagctgtgagtaaagtgacacacctctgatgcaataaagccactccccctgtttctgctccaaattaaaggtcactacatagcaaatattttttaaagactaaagcgtctggcttttaacaatgcttagttataataatattaattttgaatgatttagatataatttatataattattatacccttaatcaattacacatttatcattttagtaaattaattatgaataggcactttgttaaaattaatattaatagcctatatagtcatacaaataagctttaaaatcaataaacaaagctattaaaaaatctattaaaaagcTGACTGAGCTTAAACGTTCATTTCTCTCTCTATATTAACTGAACtatcttcataacttttacttgcatggacgtatattttttcttttagttgtcctctttcataaaTAGCtattttcttcttgctgtgtaaatttgtttaaattcttaatatATTTCAATCATGTAATATACTGCAGATAAGCGAAATGAATCTTGCTGCTTCTCTTGTGAGAAGTGACTCTCGGTgatccacagcgtgtgattggctgttcactgctgatgtcacctGAACTCCGGAttaaagcctgagttgacagagaaagctgatgatcagcatcatgggaccaacaaagcctgaatagattggtttggttttgtcaactcaaaactaatcctgtaaccctgagtttgttaatctaccatcatggtacaggcccctggacttgctgtcatagcaacaggtccgttatcttaaacctgctcgggagcttatttcatgtaaacaggattagatcgcatcttgaggtgatattaaaatctgtcccagccactgctactttaaGAGTTCtttactgaaccaggggcaatataatttaaaataataataaaaagtttatttgaaaataatattttaatgttgtgtaaaatttgtgtataatactatagacacagtcacttgattgagagatttatttgtgaattgtgatggaatGATTACTTTATTGatgtattggaggtttacacacattgtgcaattttttttaatttttatttattgccagaaaaaaacatgtaaaatagagcaaagaaaatatattaatacacatatacaacaaaataaaaaaaagcaatgaaacaaaaaaatgccaGAGTATACAAACCttgataaattaataaaaaaaataaaaaaatataaaaaaagtctttcttgcttttttattcataatattcTTTAAACTGGTGCAATAGTCCTTAGTCTCCTgaagaaaatgaataaaatgtggcTTGGATCCGGACCATTTCTTCTTGTGTATATgaaattttcccaaaataataaaaagttgtACAATAAAGGTGAAAATATAATTATCACGTTCATTGGAATAATGTGTACATATATCAaaattaattcatttaaatataacatttgtttTCCTTCTATTTCCTCTCAATGTCCACCCCCAAAAAATCTTTGCGTATATACAATCACAAAAGAGATGAATAATAGATTATTTTTCTATTGAACAAAAATCACATGAATAATCAATATCTAAATTAAACCTCTCTAATACATTTTTAGCTGGATATATACCatgtaaaattttaaatgtaacttcttttactttattatttaagcAGTATGCTTCAAAAATACACCAAGCTTTATTCCAGTTTATATTCCTAAATACACGGTTCcacaataaacttttatgaGTTTGGAGTTAGACCCCATGGTAAAGGGGGTGGTCTCGCTATCATTCATCGCCACAACCTCCGTATCAAGCAACTTGACTTTCACGACACCAATACATTTGAGTACATGGGAGTACAAGATACCCTTTATCAGTATCTCTGATGCTGAAACACTCATCCATGCGTTTGTCACATCACGTCTTGATTACtgcaatgcacttttcattggcCTACCAGCTAGCTCCATTTCaaaattacaatatattcagAACTCTGCTGCCAGACTACTCACCCACACCAAACGTTCTGCTCATATTTCCCCAATTCTGCATGAtcttcactggcttcctgtgtcttaCCGTATTCAATTCAAAATTCTTCTTCTCACTTTTAAGTCTCTGCACGGCCATGCTCCCCCTTACCTCTGTAACTTGCTTCTCCCCTTCAGCCCTACTCGCTCTCTACGATCTGCTGATTCCAACTTTCTCGTTGTCCCTCGGCATCGCCTTGCTTCAATGGGGGGCAGATCATTCAGTGTAATAGCACCCAAATTATGGAACTCTCTACCCCGATCACTCCGTTTTGTTGCCACTATGAATTCAAATCCATGCTCAAAACACACCTCTTTACTGAATGTTATAGGTTttagaaatgtgtttttttttgtttttttcactcCGATTTCTCAATTATTGTACTTGCACTCTCAATTGCCTACTGTTGTTCTGTCTACTCTGTTTGTCAATTggctttattgttgtttgtttattgtaaagtgtccttgagttctggaaaggcgctatataaataaaacttattattattattattatgagtaGCTGTTTCACCTGTTATAATATCCCTAATATGTTTATTAGTACAACTGTGTTTCAGAATGCCGCCTAAAAACATGCTGTCTTGAACATATAGGCCTACTGCCTCTTCACACGCTCTTACAAATTGTATAACTTGTTGAGGTATGGCACCAAATACAACAGCAAACTCTTTTGGTGTAACTGGAAACTCAAATTTATCCAAAAATTCACTATAAGATAATAAAATATAGTTtgaatttaaaagttgtttaacTTACACAATGTTGTTTTCATACCAAGTATTATAGAAGAgtgatgtatttttatattgaatGCATCTATTTTTCCAAATGTGCAGTTAATCTCCGTCGTGCATTAATGTGAGTGATGACGGATATTATGGGATGGGTTAATGCAGCACAAGAGATGCAGATAATTTGATTTTAACTGTTaataaactttaattaatattctCACATaaaaaatctgcttcaaattgaagtaaaaatgaaattacaacattcaaataaaaatgtaaagtgtgtacaaaaattataaaatcgtgaatataaataattaggaatcatgttcatcaaaacagtgcacatttaatttatctaacttttatgttggttaGTTTGTTTGTCCTTATAaaggttctttttttttctttgacaagttttttgccaggtggcttttttaattatatgatgtcattacgttgtcttgacgccagccaatcgctgcattgctgatcatGGTTTCGAGTATtgatgcatctgccctcttcagggaacacaggcacaAGCAGTGATCTCAGATATCTTAATCTAGATATTTCCgcaaattcgtttgaagaaccaaattagccagagatcaattatcaggattaaaagatctgtcaaatcatctcggaTGTATTAAGCGAGCTACGAAGAACGGGCCCCTGGACATTTATCACTTTATAAACAACCAGGACGGCCAGGTCAGGACTTGAAAACAGGACGTTTGGTCACCCTCTAAAAGCACATGTCATGCTTATAACTGTGAAGGCTGTGACGAATAcacatttgaataaaaaaaatcattcccTATTCATGTCTATTGTGCTTTTCTGTGTCTTAAACTTATTTCAACTTATTTAATTTGTCTAGTAAAAACAAGTATTATTTGTAGTTGGTTTTAATTACTTTAATCCCAGCAACAtgtcaaataaactgaacaaacttcttaaaatgttttgtttgtcaAGTGTGcttctatttttatttgcaaTTGAATTGCTTTGATATTCTGTATCTAATGCAATATTCAGGCATTTTTTGTGTGACTTAAGTGTCCAAATATGTTTTTGTTATATGAGAAGGCAGCTGCAGAATATATTTTATACAAGCATAGTATATATCATGGATGAACATTATTTCTTGTCAGtctattttcttttttagtCAAATTTATGTATCCCAGTCCTCATTCTCCTGCTCTCTTCTTGATGTTTTCCAGTGTTTTGGCCTTTTCAGGCTCGTTTATTTCCTTCAGTTTTTCAATCAGAACATCAATCTGGAGAAGTGTGATCAGAGAATCAGTGTTGAGTGAGATCATCTGCAGAGTTTCCACACAGTGAAAAGCTTCCATCACCAGCTTTACTTTCTCCATCTGTAATTCTTCCAGCTCTTTTTCCAGCTTCTTGACCAAAATACCATCATTTTCCTTTAAATCTGCTTCATTTAtccttttctctttctttgtctTTGTTACATATATTTTTGCTTCTTTGACATGTTTGCTGTAGTGGCATTTTTTAGTGCACACTGTACAGTGATCATCTTTCATCACGCTGCACCACGAGTGATTAATGGCCCAACAGCACCCTGGATAATGACAGTTCTCCTCACAGACGGTGCAGATTGTGGCCTTATAGGCTTTAGAAGTATCAATATCAACCTTCTCTTTGTAGGGCACTTCAACCTCATACTCAAAGTTCTTATTGTTCTTGACAAATTCTAGATCTTCTTGAGATTGTTTCAGCTCATTTTGTTTTAGTTCAATTGTTAGAACTTGTGATTTTAGATTGGAGATATTTGCCTCCAACTGCTTCCATTTTTGTAAAACATCGCGAGTCATCTTCAGGGTTTTTGGTTTTATGCTTTCAAGAAATTTGAACAATCCTGTCATTCCTTTAAAACTGAGTTTCCATGATTGTTCCTGGATTGGTTCATATTCTTCATCAGCGGCGTCTGACTGGCAGTTGTCAAACAGGAAATACACCGGCTGATTCTTGTCATCCACTGCACACTTGACTTTAGCCTCTTTAACAGCTGTAAGGGCATTTTTAGGTCGAGCTCCAGTTGAGCGTGTGAAGAGCAAGACAATGTTTTCTGCAATATCTCTCCCAAATAAAGATTGAACACCATCAAATATGTATTGTTGTATCTTTGAGAGACGATTTTGGGTTGCATTAATGACCAGACACACTGCATCTATTTCATGGACCCAGTCACCACATCCGATTAAATTAAGCAACTTCATTGTTATTTCCTTGTCATCCTCAACTCCACGCGTGTCTCCATATCCTGGTGTGTCGATGATTGTTAGATGGATTGGACTCTGTTGTAGATAAAACCCATAAACAGTGATGCTGGAGGTCTGACTGTGAGCTGATGTTCGGTCACTCTGGTCATCTGTGATCTCAAACCAAACCTTGTCTTCTCTCTTTACTCCTAACATGTAGTTGATCATTGTGTTGATCAGTTTTGTTTTTCCTCCTCCTGTTTCTCCCAACATCAGAATGGTTTTATGGGGTTTGTTTGTGTCTCTTTCCCCAACGGTCATTTTTCTATATGCTTCAGACTGATACACATTTTCTGGATTTGTTTGCAGACGGTATCGAGCAGGATTTCCATCTTCaattaagttcattttttccattttgctTAAATCTTGACTTAACGTAGCCATTTTTTGCCTCTGAAAAGTTATGACAgaaaaacatattattttacACAGCTTGTTAAGATGGAATAAAGTTTTATTAATTAAGTGTAGAAGCAAAGGTACATTTAATATGGTATATTCATGTAATGATCACAAAGTCTTTATAATTAACTACCAATAATATTAGTATGCATATTGATCTAACTATTCTCTAACTTCAATtaaattttacatttcatttgaTACATTTTTGCATCAAGCCAACACTATAGACCACACTTTCAGTTACAGTGGGAACAGAGTTATTGAACAAAACCTTGGCAAAGTACGGCCATTATTTATCGATTTTTACAAAGTGTACCGATAGTCCACTGGAGGTGAGCTTGGTGATGAACCCATGTGCAGTTTACTTACAGGTAAATCAAAATCCAACACGTGAAACAAACCATAAAAACTTGAGGCAATAAACCTCAAATAAAAAATTAGGGTTAGCCATAaccctttttagcagagcttttgattgatttgatttgttacttcttaatttttcagctttatttattgtatttattaggggccaagcaccgaaggtgcggaacCCCTCTTGAAATCATTagattttttcttattattattattctgccatgaaagtctatggcagcccaaaGAACCGTTTGgggaaagttatgaaatttggtACACTGATAGAGGTCATTACTAATAGTAAACACACCAAATTTGGAGTTTCTAAACCTTACCgtctagcgccaccaactgtccaaagttCCAAAGTTTATGCTAAtatttttgaaccataaggGATGGAAACAAAATTCTGATATCATTTGAGTCGAATGATATCagattttaccatgtcggccattttgaattatgtgctaaaatgctgtattttacgaATGCATGAACGGATCGtcacgaaacttggtatgggtcattaccacgatgccctgaagtagcctgagaagtttcgaaacagcgccacctagtggataatatttttttcaaacacataactttgggtgtggttgacatattttgatgggagtaactttttttgtgctcctgaatccttgctgagtccaacgataccaaaTTTGTCAGGTTTCGATGTACGGTTTGTGCAGCGTGGTAATTAAGTGCTTATAAAACATTAGCTGATATCTTTGAAACTGCttgtccgatcgagacgaaacaaGCGTCAGAAaatcggaaacataggtcgatagctatgagtcaatgcccaaatctcaaaatattgatagtaaggggtagtaaaatccaatcaaagtcatgtgtcagtcattttgtgtgtgttttttcacataaatgtctataactccaaaacaaaatgagatatttccACCAAAATTGACACACACTTCTATGGGCTCACTCCGAGGACACAAAAAAATTGGTATGATTGTGcctgttggtggcgctataattaaacaaaacatataattgTCTCTATTTTTGCTTATAAATTGTCTCCAAATGTCTTTACTTATTTTTGCAGATGGTCTGCTGCTGGCTTCCTTGTTTGCTTTTCTTGTGCTTGGCCCctataatggctgcttgcagttatattttcttttgttgttgttgttgaatgtTTTAATcggtagcactttgagattttgtttaatataaagtgtgttacaaataaaatcggtaacactttagggtaagggtacatgaattatcatgaattcattcattcatgactTATGCATTACTACATGCTTTAATATCTCATGAATCATCAAGAACTAACAGGAATTCAAAGTCTTTCATTCATGACTTCATGGATGAACAACgccttaattaaaacattaactaagGTGAGTACATCATGatgaattatgttttttttacacatgaTCATGATGTTTTCTGTTTAAACATTGGTCTAATTCATGCATTTAAGACTACGTTCGAAACcagaatgtatgtatgtttgaatgtatttatgtaatttGTGTCTATTTTACCTACTATCatgtaatgttgttgttgtagttgCAATGTAACATTTTGGAATGGACCCCAGGAAGACTAGCTGATTGCATAGACTTTCAAGCTAATGTGACCCATtaaagtaaacaaataaataaaactaagacTACTTTAaattatgctttattttatttatcggGAGGAGCACATTCAGACAATTTACCCTCATTAATTTGCTTTACTCTAGTTGTGAGTAAGTGGGAACTTGGGAATTATTAAAGGAATATACAAAAACCCACATTACCTTATGCACACGCTAGACCAGTATACAGATTAATATGATTAACCAAAGTTTTTAATTAATCATGATCTGTGagttaagcatgttcatgttttCTTTATAGTAGCCTGCAGGTAAATGGTCAGACCCCAAACTGGCCACAGGCTCAgcacatacactgtaaaatattatttagaaaaaaagttacctggttgccttaacatttttagttcactgaaattaaaattttgagttaatacaatgaacatttttagagaatcaacaacctttattaaaatattattaaaagattttgtaagcatattgggtaattgtgtgttttatttgtgatgacgcagtgaaacatgccaaataaacagtgtatatatatatatatatatatatatatatatatatatatatatatatatatatatatatatatatatatatatatatatattaggcatGTGCCAATataaatttttcatgttgcgattaaatGCTGAAGCTATTGTCACGGTATGCGATATTATACGaaattgaaataagttgcaaaaatttttttgtcatagcataacagctttaagaactatttttgtaataaaaaaaaataactgaatgtttaaatacaataatacaatgcaccaaaaaataagagaccacttaacattgaagAATCaaagtggtctcttattttttttccagagctgtaaaagtagtattttcaaacagattaaagtgcaaaagaattaggctctAAAGAACAGCAgataacaaattacaataaggtgtcattatttaatgcattcactaagattgagcaataaaAACTGATCactgttagttttatcttaggtccattaaaaaagttattaaacagtaactaagaaattaatatttcttagaataattaattatttataagtgtttttcattgtcagtttggtaataatgaattaacatgttaactaatgaagtcgtatctcaaagttttactgaacaataacaaataatcagaacagttctaattattagggcatgttgtagtccagattaaaacatataaatgtttaagtttgaaaataaatagcctattaagcctttaaaggggggggggggggggggatgaaacactcagtttcagtcaatctcatgtcaatcttgagtacctatagagtagtattgcatccttcatatctccgaaaagtctttagttttatcatatttataaaagaaatataggctgtaccgagtctttccggaaaaaactgaGCGCATGTaggcgtatcatgtgggcggagctaaagaatgacgagcgcaaagcggtgacgtcctcaagcgtgaaGAAACtgatcgctatctcagctaatagatatatgatccagaatcattcagaggctgaaataaattgaaaaggatgtactgtatttagtggcctgtcaacatttgtgtgtgtttactctcagtttatgaggacatgattcggtttatggactattgtatgcgactaaaccttagcagtagcaagcaaaacggttttgcacgtcagactagtgtaacgttatacagagaacaacaatggagtccgttagcgcatttaaatgacgaagcacgcgatcgtgtcgtttactgatgtttactcacgcaacgatagccgacagcacagacatttgaagcagttttactcaccggctgcttccaaagcaggaccgaacctttatcgctgggaccgctctgtcaaaaacacacttctttggtatgatttggtaaagtcctgacagcagtgaacggtggagatccacttttgagacgcgactgaagcgatgttgtgaagcttcccgtcatttctgcgttcaaatcggttcaaatgcagaactgccttcctggaatgctgtgctgaagcgttgaagtcgctcgacgtcacccataggaataaagtggagcgcggcgcgacagaagtgttcacggacgactggatctgcacctgagagagtgtttacgggcgtgcatttcctctctcgctctagtcacgcgcgcgcgcaccctaccgggagaaaaGCCCGTACCCATACCCATAGTGATATATATCGCATTACCAAAAAACGGCACatgtctaatatatatatatatatatgtgttgaactaattttcttacctttgcttagttaagaagacatattatattaagtctgcagaaatatatttaaaaaacattaaattaattgatattttcaaatccagTTAACATTTAGAATTGCAAATGTTGACTTGGCTAAAAAACGCAAATCcagtcaatatatatatatatatatatatatatatatatatatatatatatatatatatatatatatatatatatatatataaggctattagggccaacacaatattttactatggtaaatagaTTGTTTGTGCTGTTGAAATGAGCTGTTAGAAACATTTGATAATAGCCTATATCAAAACAACATTTGTGAAATTAGATGTAGCCAAGCTATTTTCGATGTTTTGTTCAGGATGGATACAACACTTCTATTTACATAGAgcaaattacatatttaatataaatatataggtCATAACATATGTAGTTAATTGTTGCATTTAATCTGCCTAATTTTAATGAACATACAAGAGCTTATTTGAATTCGCGGattgattattaacgttactgtagtgaagcagagcaggagcgagtgttgaggagctgagcacggccgctggagcgattggttattaacgttactgtagtgaagcagagcaggagcgagtgttgaggagctgagcacggctgctggagcgattggttatcaacgatactgtagtgaagcagagcaggaccgagtgttgaggagctgagcacggcagctggagcgattggttattaacgttactgtagtgaagcagagcaggaccgagtgttgaggagctgagcacggcagctggagcgattggttattaaccttactgtagtgaagcagagcaggaccgagtgttgaggagctgagcacggccgctggagcgattggttattaacgttactgtagtgtaaagcagagcaagagtgcgtgttgtggagctgagcacggccgctggagcgattggttattaacgttactgttgtgaagcagagcaggagcgagtgttgaggagctaaGCACGgcagctggagcgattggttattaacattactgtagtgaagcagagcaggaccgagtgttgaggagctgagcacggccgctggagcgattggttattaacgttactgtagtgaagcagagcaggaccgagtgttgaggagctgagcacggccgc
This DNA window, taken from Pseudorasbora parva isolate DD20220531a chromosome 24, ASM2467924v1, whole genome shotgun sequence, encodes the following:
- the LOC137064279 gene encoding uncharacterized protein, giving the protein MATLSQDLSKMEKMNLIEDGNPARYRLQTNPENVYQSEAYRKMTVGERDTNKPHKTILMLGETGGGKTKLINTMINYMLGVKREDKVWFEITDDQSDRTSAHSQTSSITVYGFYLQQSPIHLTIIDTPGYGDTRGVEDDKEITMKLLNLIGCGDWVHEIDAVCLVINATQNRLSKIQQYIFDGVQSLFGRDIAENIVLLFTRSTGARPKNALTAVKEAKVKCAVDDKNQPVYFLFDNCQSDAADEEYEPIQEQSWKLSFKGMTGLFKFLESIKPKTLKMTRDVLQKWKQLEANISNLKSQVLTIELKQNELKQSQEDLEFVKNNKNFEYEVEVPYKEKVDIDTSKAYKATICTVCEENCHYPGCCWAINHSWCSVMKDDHCTVCTKKCHYSKHVKEAKIYVTKTKKEKRINEADLKENDGILVKKLEKELEELQMEKVKLVMEAFHCVETLQMISLNTDSLITLLQIDVLIEKLKEINEPEKAKTLENIKKRAGE